The Amylolactobacillus amylophilus DSM 20533 = JCM 1125 genome contains a region encoding:
- a CDS encoding tRNA (adenine(22)-N(1))-methyltransferase: MPLTPRLQAVSDMVDQGQRVADVGTDHAYVPIALVEEQQIDFAIASDIGAGPLENARNNIESAGLEGRILVRMGPGLSTIEPDDEINTVIIAGMGGKLITQILTDALASGQRFETLILEPNINEPLVRQWLMEHRYHIIAETIVADERHTYEIIKAQVAKKIRQLSPNQLLFGPVLMTEMSPTFRDKWRSRAAYLKVLAANLGMAKESPSNLAKLTEVQQEMQQIEELFSNDRD; encoded by the coding sequence ATGCCTTTAACTCCCCGCCTACAAGCAGTATCAGACATGGTCGATCAGGGACAAAGGGTTGCCGATGTTGGCACCGATCATGCGTATGTACCAATCGCACTAGTAGAGGAGCAACAGATTGACTTTGCGATTGCCAGCGATATTGGTGCAGGACCTTTAGAGAACGCAAGGAATAATATTGAGAGTGCGGGCCTAGAGGGCCGAATTTTAGTTCGAATGGGGCCCGGACTTTCGACAATTGAACCTGATGACGAAATCAACACCGTCATCATCGCCGGCATGGGCGGTAAGCTCATCACGCAAATTCTGACTGATGCACTGGCATCTGGTCAGAGATTTGAAACGTTGATTCTGGAACCAAATATCAATGAACCACTGGTTCGACAGTGGTTGATGGAGCACCGCTATCATATTATTGCTGAAACTATCGTTGCGGACGAACGCCACACATACGAGATTATTAAGGCACAAGTTGCGAAGAAGATCAGGCAATTGTCGCCCAACCAATTGCTCTTTGGCCCTGTATTAATGACTGAAATGAGCCCAACATTCAGGGATAAATGGCGTAGTCGGGCAGCCTATCTGAAGGTTTTGGCGGCCAACCTAGGAATGGCCAAGGAATCGCCCAGTAATTTAGCAAAATTAACAGAGGTACAACAAGAAATGCAGCAAATCGAGGAGTTATTTTCAAATGACAGAGATTAA
- the rpoD gene encoding RNA polymerase sigma factor RpoD: protein MAEKKESTKKTAKVTKTTKTAKAKTTKDQVKTNDEGELQVDGQTLDQAVKVVVKEAKKEKEITETNFIEQLVKPFYLEDQAIDQLVQEFEDNGISIVDEKGEPSPLALKKQKNVEKSELKNVSAPSNIRMNDPVRMYLKEIGRVPLLKAEQEVEIAHRIEQGDASAKQELAEANLRLVVSIAKRYVGRGMQFLDLIQEGNMGLMKAVDKFDYRLGFKFSTYATWWIRQAITRAIADQARTIRIPVHMVETINKLIRIQRQLLQDLGREPTPEEIGAEMDMTTEKVREILKIAQEPVSLETPIGEEDDSHLGDFIEDQDATSPEDHASYELLKEQLEDVLDTLTDREENVLRLRFGLDDGRTRTLEEVGKVFGVTRERIRQIEAKALRKLRHPSRSNQLKDFLD, encoded by the coding sequence ATGGCTGAAAAAAAAGAGAGCACGAAGAAAACCGCTAAAGTAACGAAAACTACGAAGACCGCAAAGGCAAAGACAACTAAGGATCAAGTAAAAACCAACGACGAGGGAGAACTACAAGTCGACGGTCAAACTTTAGACCAAGCTGTGAAGGTGGTTGTTAAAGAAGCCAAGAAAGAAAAGGAAATCACTGAGACCAATTTTATTGAGCAGTTAGTCAAGCCATTCTATCTCGAGGATCAGGCAATTGATCAACTGGTCCAAGAGTTTGAAGATAATGGTATCAGTATCGTTGATGAGAAGGGTGAGCCAAGCCCACTAGCACTGAAGAAACAAAAAAATGTCGAAAAATCAGAGCTAAAGAACGTGAGCGCTCCTTCAAACATTCGAATGAATGATCCTGTCAGAATGTACCTGAAAGAAATTGGTAGAGTACCGCTCTTAAAGGCCGAGCAAGAGGTAGAGATTGCCCATAGAATCGAACAGGGTGACGCCAGCGCGAAACAAGAGCTTGCAGAAGCCAATCTCCGTCTGGTGGTGTCGATTGCGAAACGTTATGTAGGGCGTGGTATGCAATTCCTCGACTTAATTCAAGAGGGAAATATGGGTTTAATGAAGGCAGTCGATAAATTCGATTATCGTCTCGGATTTAAGTTCTCCACTTACGCTACTTGGTGGATTAGACAGGCGATTACCCGTGCCATTGCCGACCAAGCAAGGACGATTCGAATTCCGGTTCATATGGTTGAGACAATCAACAAATTGATTAGAATTCAACGTCAGCTGCTCCAAGACCTTGGGCGTGAACCTACACCGGAGGAAATCGGTGCCGAGATGGACATGACGACCGAGAAGGTTCGTGAAATTCTGAAGATTGCACAGGAGCCAGTCTCCTTAGAGACGCCAATTGGTGAAGAGGATGATTCACATTTGGGTGACTTCATCGAGGATCAAGATGCGACGAGCCCTGAGGATCACGCTTCGTATGAGTTGTTGAAAGAACAACTTGAGGATGTCTTAGATACGTTAACGGACCGCGAAGAAAACGTGTTGCGGTTACGTTTTGGCTTGGACGATGGACGGACGAGAACTCTAGAAGAGGTTGGTAAGGTCTTTGGCGTTACGCGTGAACGTATTCGTCAAATCGAGGCCAAGGCGCTGCGTAAGTTACGGCACCCTAGTCGTTCAAATCAACTTAAGGATTTTCTAGACTAA
- the dnaG gene encoding DNA primase: protein MAGYFDDSVIENVRQQVNIVDVIGQYVELSRKGKNYMGLCPFHEEKTPSFSVSEDKQLYHCFSCGRAGNLFKFIMDIEDMNFQEAVRKIAQDANIELPDNQRSVQEKSSVSYKLKKMYQEAEVFYAHILNATKTGIKALDYLKGRQITAAAIESFGLGYAPDVHNILLEYLQQQDFTADELRASGLFVENDNGELFDRFRDRVMFPLKDQSGQIIAFSGRKLNQDSNQPKYLNSPETKIFTKSKLLFNFDQAKTTLKNDQHLILFEGYMDVISATQAGVKNGIASMGTSLTDEQIYAIRRVTNKLILAYDGDQPGQKATERALVLFNEKNFDLEVGVVTLPEQLDPDEFIKKYGAEKFRHELQGAVTPTEFRLKVLQQKYNLANDREKVEYGEEAVKLIATVNSPVAAEIYLNQLADQLSVSTDALKGQLVRVRRLNRQVQRRSQNTQAQNQQGQSSYGPEPMQNQATGVDTAISRAERRLLYLQLHYDEVMEYLHEQNFEFQDQNFAKIANLWENFRDTHDNIKVDSFLDYVPEELKSIIVNVEMSEMPEDYSMDEVDDYLAAFAKERVRRQIASLTDELNEAKRKHDEDAEVALTQKIITLQRMMRL from the coding sequence ATGGCAGGATACTTTGACGATAGCGTGATAGAAAACGTGCGCCAACAAGTAAATATTGTTGATGTAATTGGTCAGTATGTGGAGCTAAGCCGTAAAGGCAAAAACTACATGGGTTTGTGTCCGTTTCATGAAGAGAAAACCCCTTCTTTTTCCGTAAGTGAAGATAAGCAACTGTATCATTGTTTTAGTTGTGGTCGTGCCGGGAACCTGTTCAAGTTCATCATGGATATTGAAGATATGAACTTTCAAGAGGCCGTTAGAAAGATTGCTCAAGATGCGAACATTGAGCTGCCGGATAACCAGCGCAGCGTGCAGGAAAAGAGTTCAGTTTCTTACAAGCTCAAGAAGATGTATCAAGAGGCAGAAGTATTTTACGCACACATTTTAAATGCCACAAAGACCGGTATTAAAGCACTCGATTACCTTAAGGGTCGCCAGATTACGGCTGCAGCGATTGAAAGCTTTGGACTGGGCTATGCACCGGATGTCCATAACATTCTACTGGAGTATCTACAACAACAGGATTTTACGGCGGACGAATTACGCGCATCTGGACTGTTTGTTGAAAATGACAATGGAGAACTCTTCGACCGTTTTCGCGATCGCGTAATGTTTCCCTTAAAAGACCAGTCGGGACAAATTATTGCATTCTCCGGACGAAAGCTCAATCAAGATTCAAACCAACCAAAGTATCTCAATAGTCCGGAAACCAAAATTTTTACCAAGAGTAAATTACTGTTCAACTTCGATCAGGCCAAAACCACCTTGAAGAATGACCAACATCTCATCCTGTTTGAAGGTTATATGGATGTGATTAGTGCCACGCAGGCAGGCGTGAAAAACGGCATTGCCTCGATGGGTACGAGTTTGACCGATGAACAAATTTACGCAATCAGGCGGGTCACAAACAAGCTTATTCTTGCGTACGATGGTGATCAACCCGGGCAAAAGGCTACAGAGCGCGCCCTAGTACTGTTCAATGAGAAAAATTTTGACCTGGAAGTTGGTGTGGTCACTTTACCAGAGCAGCTCGATCCTGACGAGTTTATCAAGAAATATGGTGCAGAGAAGTTTCGCCACGAATTACAGGGCGCGGTGACACCAACAGAGTTTCGGTTGAAGGTTTTGCAACAGAAATATAATCTGGCAAATGACCGGGAGAAAGTTGAGTATGGCGAAGAGGCGGTCAAGCTGATTGCAACCGTGAATTCGCCAGTGGCTGCCGAGATTTATCTTAATCAACTAGCGGATCAACTATCTGTTTCGACCGATGCCTTAAAAGGCCAGTTGGTGCGTGTTCGCCGGCTAAACCGGCAAGTACAACGGCGTAGTCAAAATACTCAGGCCCAAAATCAGCAAGGCCAAAGTAGTTATGGCCCTGAGCCCATGCAAAACCAAGCAACAGGTGTCGATACCGCAATCAGTCGGGCAGAACGAAGGTTGTTGTATTTGCAGCTCCATTATGACGAGGTAATGGAGTATCTCCATGAACAAAATTTTGAGTTCCAAGACCAAAACTTTGCAAAAATTGCTAATTTATGGGAAAATTTTAGAGATACGCATGATAATATAAAGGTTGATAGTTTTTTAGATTATGTCCCTGAGGAGTTAAAGAGTATAATTGTCAATGTTGAGATGTCTGAAATGCCGGAAGATTACAGCATGGATGAGGTTGATGATTATTTAGCAGCTTTCGCAAAAGAACGTGTTCGGCGGCAAATTGCGTCATTAACAGACGAACTAAATGAGGCCAAACGTAAACACGATGAAGATGCGGAAGTCGCTTTGACTCAGAAAATTATAACTCTGCAGAGAATGATGAGATTATAG